A single Curtobacterium sp. MCSS17_015 DNA region contains:
- a CDS encoding aldo/keto reductase produces MSDTTVPTTRLGSTGLEISSVILGMMSYGDPAEGSHAWSVGLDDARPFVRRAFESGITTFDTANVYSAGSSEEITGTLLKELAPREEVQVFTKVFNRMRPGRNGAGLSRAAIMHEIDASLTRLGTDYVDLYQIHRFDPATPVEETMEALHDVVKSGKARYIGASSMWAWQFAEMQHVAERHGWTQFVAMQDQYNLLEREEEREMHPFCAHTGVGVIPWSPLARGKVTRPWDAQGSGSRADTDEFGKTLYRQDEDANRAIVDAVGQVAEERGASMAQIALAWVAGKPAVSAPIIGATKEHHIDDAVAATAITLTEDEVARLEQAYTPRVPSGF; encoded by the coding sequence ATGTCCGACACGACCGTCCCCACCACCCGCCTCGGCAGCACCGGCCTCGAGATCTCGAGTGTGATCCTCGGGATGATGTCCTACGGCGACCCGGCCGAGGGCTCGCATGCCTGGAGCGTCGGCCTCGACGACGCCCGCCCCTTCGTCCGCCGCGCCTTCGAGTCCGGCATCACGACGTTCGACACCGCGAACGTCTACTCCGCGGGCAGCAGCGAGGAGATCACCGGGACGCTCCTCAAGGAACTCGCCCCGCGCGAGGAGGTCCAGGTCTTCACGAAGGTCTTCAACCGCATGCGCCCCGGCCGGAACGGCGCGGGGTTGTCGCGTGCGGCGATCATGCACGAGATCGACGCGTCGCTGACCCGCCTGGGCACGGACTACGTCGACCTCTACCAGATCCACCGGTTCGACCCGGCCACCCCGGTCGAGGAGACGATGGAGGCACTGCACGACGTCGTCAAGTCCGGCAAGGCGCGCTACATCGGTGCGTCGAGCATGTGGGCGTGGCAGTTCGCCGAGATGCAGCACGTCGCCGAGCGGCACGGGTGGACGCAGTTCGTCGCGATGCAGGACCAGTACAACCTGCTCGAACGCGAGGAGGAGCGCGAGATGCACCCGTTCTGCGCGCACACGGGTGTCGGTGTGATCCCGTGGAGCCCGCTCGCCCGCGGCAAGGTCACCCGACCATGGGACGCGCAGGGGTCCGGCTCACGTGCCGACACGGACGAGTTCGGCAAGACCCTGTACCGCCAGGACGAGGACGCGAACCGTGCGATCGTGGACGCCGTCGGTCAGGTCGCCGAGGAGCGCGGTGCCAGCATGGCGCAGATCGCCCTGGCGTGGGTCGCCGGCAAGCCCGCGGTCTCCGCGCCGATCATCGGCGCGACGAAGGAGCACCACATCGACGACGCGGTCGCGGCCACCGCGATCACCCTGACCGAGGACGAGGTCGCGCGACTCGAGCAGGCGTACACGCCGCGGGTGCCGTCCGGCTTCTGA
- a CDS encoding TIGR03086 family metal-binding protein, whose amino-acid sequence MPTDWIALQTLAAAEFGRRVAAVTDWDAPTPDSEWTTRDLVAHVVDEQRWIPKLLTGCDHEQAAADLEPIGDDLVAEWQRHSSAAIEAWHQAPQDTPVHLSTDVVSAGEYLVEQTSDIAIHTWDLARATGSDEHLPGELVEAVWTHFEPQIQSLAATGLYAAPVQVDDDAPLQVKLLAVTGRDARTDA is encoded by the coding sequence ATGCCCACCGACTGGATCGCCCTGCAGACCCTCGCGGCCGCGGAGTTCGGCCGCCGCGTCGCCGCCGTCACCGACTGGGACGCGCCCACCCCCGACTCTGAGTGGACCACCCGCGACCTCGTCGCCCACGTGGTGGACGAGCAGCGGTGGATCCCGAAGCTGCTGACGGGGTGCGACCACGAGCAGGCCGCTGCGGACCTCGAGCCGATCGGCGACGACCTCGTGGCCGAGTGGCAGCGGCACTCGAGCGCCGCGATCGAGGCCTGGCACCAGGCACCGCAGGACACCCCGGTTCACCTGTCGACCGACGTGGTGAGCGCCGGCGAGTACCTCGTCGAGCAGACGAGCGACATCGCGATCCACACCTGGGACCTCGCCCGGGCCACCGGCAGCGACGAGCACCTGCCGGGCGAGCTCGTCGAGGCGGTGTGGACCCACTTCGAGCCGCAGATCCAGTCGCTCGCCGCGACCGGCCTGTACGCGGCACCAGTGCAGGTAGACGACGATGCTCCGCTGCAGGTGAAGCTCCTCGCGGTGACCGGGCGCGACGCCCGTACCGACGCCTGA
- a CDS encoding YceI family protein: MALTASAIPGYVTGTWKLDPTHSEVSFSVRHLAISKVKGKFEQFDATLVTAENPLDTTLEASIDVSSINTNQPQRDQHLATGDFFLTEEHPHMTFRSTGIREDGDDMLIDGELSLRGVTKPVTLKTEFGGVTTDGYGQVKLGAEATTKIDRTEFGVNWNAALEAGGFTLGNDVTINLDVQFVLQAA, translated from the coding sequence ATGGCTCTCACCGCCTCCGCCATCCCCGGCTACGTCACCGGCACCTGGAAGCTCGACCCGACCCACTCCGAGGTCAGCTTCTCGGTCCGCCACCTCGCGATCAGCAAGGTCAAGGGCAAGTTCGAGCAGTTCGACGCGACGCTCGTCACCGCCGAGAACCCCCTCGACACCACCCTCGAGGCCTCGATCGACGTCTCGAGCATCAACACCAACCAGCCGCAGCGCGACCAGCACCTGGCCACCGGTGACTTCTTCCTCACCGAGGAGCACCCGCACATGACCTTCCGCTCGACCGGCATCCGCGAGGACGGCGACGACATGCTCATCGACGGCGAGCTCTCGCTGCGCGGCGTCACCAAGCCCGTCACCCTGAAGACCGAGTTCGGCGGCGTCACCACCGACGGCTACGGCCAGGTCAAGCTCGGCGCCGAGGCGACCACCAAGATCGACCGCACCGAGTTCGGCGTGAACTGGAACGCGGCCCTCGAGGCCGGCGGCTTCACGCTCGGCAACGACGTCACCATCAACCTCGACGTCCAGTTCGTCCTCCAGGCGGCCTGA
- a CDS encoding aldo/keto reductase family protein, which translates to MEFRYLGNSGLKISEITYGNWLTHGSQVENDVATQCVRAALDAGITTFDTADTYANTAAETVLGEALKGERRQSLEVFTKVYWPTGPKGHNDVGLSRKHIMESINGSLERLQTDYVDLYQAHRYDYETPLEETMQAFADVVRQGKALYIGVSEWNAEQIRAGAALAKELGFRLISNQPQYSMLWRVIEGEVVPASKQLGLSQIVWSPIAQGVLTGKYKPGQPLPEGSRATDEKGGADMIKRFMRDEVLEAVQRLQPVADQAGLTLAQLAIAWTLQNENVASAIVGASRPEQVTDNVKAAGVELDADALAAIDEALGDIPERDASKSVSPASRPA; encoded by the coding sequence ATGGAATTCAGGTACCTGGGCAACTCCGGACTCAAGATCTCCGAGATCACCTACGGCAACTGGCTGACGCACGGCTCGCAGGTCGAGAACGACGTCGCCACCCAGTGCGTCCGGGCAGCGCTCGACGCCGGCATCACCACGTTCGACACCGCGGACACCTACGCCAACACGGCCGCTGAGACCGTCCTCGGCGAAGCGCTCAAGGGTGAGCGTCGGCAGTCGCTCGAGGTCTTCACGAAGGTGTACTGGCCGACCGGGCCGAAGGGGCACAACGACGTCGGCCTCAGCCGCAAGCACATCATGGAGTCGATCAACGGCTCGCTCGAGCGTCTGCAGACCGACTACGTCGACCTGTACCAGGCGCACCGCTACGACTACGAGACCCCGCTGGAAGAGACGATGCAGGCCTTCGCCGACGTCGTCCGCCAGGGCAAGGCGCTCTACATCGGCGTCAGCGAGTGGAACGCCGAGCAGATCCGCGCGGGTGCTGCACTCGCGAAGGAGCTCGGCTTCCGGCTCATCTCGAACCAGCCGCAGTACTCCATGCTCTGGCGTGTCATCGAGGGCGAGGTCGTCCCCGCCTCGAAGCAGCTCGGGCTGTCGCAGATCGTCTGGTCGCCGATCGCGCAGGGCGTCCTCACCGGCAAGTACAAGCCGGGTCAGCCGCTGCCCGAGGGCTCCCGCGCCACGGACGAGAAGGGCGGCGCGGACATGATCAAGCGGTTCATGCGCGACGAGGTCCTCGAGGCCGTCCAGCGCCTGCAGCCCGTCGCCGACCAGGCCGGCCTGACGCTCGCCCAGCTCGCCATCGCGTGGACGCTGCAGAACGAGAACGTCGCCTCGGCCATCGTCGGCGCATCCCGTCCGGAGCAGGTCACCGACAACGTCAAGGCCGCCGGCGTGGAGCTCGATGCTGACGCCCTCGCAGCCATCGACGAGGCGCTCGGGGACATCCCGGAGCGCGACGCCTCGAAGAGCGTCAGCCCCGCGTCGCGCCCCGCGTAG
- the treZ gene encoding malto-oligosyltrehalose trehalohydrolase encodes MTSPDRYGVWAPEPENVRLVVDGTEYPLTRGDDDWWTTDEVVPVVGARYGFRIGDDDAVRPDPRSRFQPEGVHGPSEVVDPARFAWTDDAWTGRPARGGVVYEMHVGTFTPEGTLDAAAAKLEHLVELGVEFVELLPVNGVNGEWNWGYDGVAWYAVHAPYGGPDAYDRFVDRAHALGLGVIQDVVYNHLGPSGNYLPLYGPYLVQGLANTWGDSVNVEHPEVRRYVLDNVRMWFRDHHVDGLRLDAVHAIRDTTRPHILAEMASETDAYSAFTGKPLSLIAESDLNDPVMFRPREAAGYGLAGQWSDDFHHAVHVAVTGETNGYYADFAPLTALAKVLDQGFFHDGTWSSFRGKRHGRPIDRGTSPTTALVVANQNHDQIGNRAAGDRLAATVSDEGLVIAAALTLLGPFTPMLFMGEEFAATTPWQFFTSHPEPELGKVTAEGRIKEFAEHGWDESTVPDPQDPTTFTNSKLVWADAESERGARILNAYRVLVALRRTDEAFIDHRYEANAVRFSEDERWLVLTRGLLGPTAAPVHVVVNLSDGAAEVPLVGATGEVLFSFGDADFDTDGVRFGGRGLVVVR; translated from the coding sequence ATGACCAGTCCTGACCGCTACGGCGTCTGGGCCCCCGAGCCCGAGAACGTCCGCCTCGTCGTCGACGGGACCGAGTACCCGTTGACGCGCGGTGACGACGACTGGTGGACCACCGACGAGGTCGTCCCCGTCGTCGGCGCTCGCTACGGCTTCCGCATCGGCGACGACGACGCCGTCCGTCCCGACCCGCGCAGCCGGTTCCAGCCCGAGGGCGTGCACGGCCCGTCCGAGGTCGTCGACCCCGCCCGCTTCGCCTGGACCGACGACGCCTGGACCGGTCGCCCGGCCCGCGGTGGGGTCGTCTACGAGATGCATGTCGGCACCTTCACCCCCGAGGGCACCCTCGACGCCGCCGCCGCCAAGCTCGAGCACCTCGTCGAGCTCGGCGTGGAGTTCGTCGAGCTCCTGCCGGTGAACGGCGTCAACGGCGAGTGGAACTGGGGCTACGACGGTGTCGCCTGGTACGCGGTGCACGCGCCGTACGGCGGCCCGGACGCCTACGACCGCTTCGTCGACCGGGCGCACGCGCTCGGTCTCGGGGTCATCCAGGACGTCGTGTACAACCACCTCGGCCCGAGCGGCAACTACCTGCCGCTGTACGGTCCGTACCTGGTGCAGGGCCTGGCGAACACGTGGGGCGACTCCGTCAACGTCGAGCACCCCGAGGTGCGCCGGTACGTCCTGGACAACGTGCGCATGTGGTTCCGCGACCACCACGTCGACGGGCTCCGGCTCGACGCCGTGCACGCCATCCGCGACACCACGCGACCGCACATCCTGGCGGAGATGGCGAGCGAGACCGACGCGTACTCGGCGTTCACGGGCAAGCCGCTCTCGCTCATCGCGGAGTCGGACCTCAACGACCCGGTCATGTTCCGTCCGCGCGAGGCCGCGGGCTACGGGCTCGCCGGGCAGTGGTCGGATGACTTCCACCACGCCGTGCACGTCGCCGTCACGGGCGAGACGAACGGCTACTACGCCGACTTCGCTCCCCTGACGGCGCTGGCGAAGGTCCTCGACCAGGGGTTCTTCCACGACGGCACGTGGTCCTCGTTCCGGGGCAAGCGGCACGGTCGTCCGATCGACCGGGGCACCTCCCCCACCACGGCGCTCGTCGTCGCGAACCAGAACCACGACCAGATCGGCAACCGGGCAGCCGGTGACCGCCTGGCCGCGACGGTGTCGGACGAGGGGCTCGTCATCGCGGCGGCCCTGACCCTGCTCGGCCCGTTCACGCCGATGCTGTTCATGGGCGAGGAGTTCGCCGCGACGACCCCGTGGCAGTTCTTCACGTCGCACCCGGAGCCCGAGCTCGGCAAGGTGACGGCCGAGGGTCGCATCAAGGAGTTCGCGGAGCACGGCTGGGACGAGTCGACGGTCCCGGACCCGCAGGACCCGACGACGTTCACGAACTCGAAGCTCGTCTGGGCCGACGCCGAGTCGGAGCGTGGCGCCCGGATCCTCAACGCCTACCGCGTGCTCGTCGCCCTCCGCCGGACCGACGAGGCCTTCATCGACCACCGGTACGAGGCGAACGCCGTCCGGTTCAGCGAGGACGAGCGCTGGCTCGTGCTCACCCGGGGGCTCCTCGGGCCGACCGCGGCACCGGTGCACGTGGTCGTGAACCTGTCCGACGGTGCGGCCGAGGTCCCGCTCGTCGGCGCCACGGGCGAGGTGCTCTTCAGTTTCGGTGACGCCGATTTCGACACGGACGGCGTCCGCTTCGGCGGTCGCGGACTGGTCGTGGTGCGCTGA
- the treY gene encoding malto-oligosyltrehalose synthase, translating to MTRRNPTSTYRLQVTADFDLDAARDVVDYVRDLGADWLYLSPVLQAEPGSGHGYDVVDHTHVDTERGGDDALRALAEAAHAAGLGVLVDVVPNHVGVATPAVNPWWWSLLEHGQESPLASAFDVDWAARGGRIRIPVLDDRLLDGVTLDTGDADGAPRLLVGETAYPTAPGTVHDGDDVETVHARQHYEFVHWKRADSELNYRRFFAVNTLAAIRVEEPEVFAASHGVIGSWFRDGLVDGLRIDHPDGLTDPAGYLDDLADLTGGAYTLVEKILEPGELLPSSWPVDGTTGYDALGYIDRVFVDPAGEAPLTALEDRLRGAHVAWQDLTRGTRRGIADGILNSEVRRLARLLVVDPVVQADGAPLDEERIVDAVAEVVASFEVYRTYLPEGIHHLIEALEVAAESRPDLADVIDRIAPALCDGDDAAAIRLQQTSGMVMAKGVEDTAFYRTSRLSSLSEVGGDPSVFAVTLDEFHAAQRERLASWPLAMTTLTTHDTKRSEDTRARIAVLAELGEEWTATFDRLNALAPLEDGVFANLLWQAIVGARPASRERLHAYAEKASREAGDSTTWTEPDEAFEQQMHALVDASFDDPAVVAELDALDERVTAAGWSNGLGAKILHLTAPGVPDVYQGTEAWDRSLVDPDNRRPVDYAERRRVLATLDGADHDGPDALPGIDLDAAAKTLVTSRALRLRRDHPELFTRYVPLDATGTAADHVVAFDRGGAVTVATRLPLGLAAVGGWADTLLHVVPVERVDLLTGRRFPADRDLLLDELLTDFPVALLVPADVVDGAGHDAALGAEDARHAGTGASAGTTTSTTTDDTETDAQAEVEILEGHA from the coding sequence ATGACCCGCCGCAACCCGACCTCCACCTACCGCCTCCAGGTCACGGCCGACTTCGACCTCGACGCCGCCCGCGACGTCGTGGACTACGTCCGGGACCTCGGCGCCGACTGGCTGTACCTCTCCCCCGTCCTGCAGGCCGAGCCGGGCTCCGGCCACGGGTACGACGTCGTCGACCACACGCACGTCGACACCGAACGCGGTGGCGACGACGCCCTCCGGGCGCTGGCCGAGGCCGCACACGCGGCGGGCCTCGGTGTCCTGGTCGACGTCGTGCCGAACCACGTCGGTGTGGCCACGCCCGCGGTGAACCCGTGGTGGTGGTCGCTCCTCGAGCACGGCCAGGAGTCCCCGCTGGCGTCGGCGTTCGACGTCGACTGGGCGGCCCGCGGCGGACGCATCCGCATCCCGGTGCTCGACGACCGACTGCTCGACGGCGTCACGCTCGACACCGGCGACGCTGACGGCGCGCCCCGCCTGCTCGTCGGCGAGACCGCGTACCCGACCGCTCCCGGGACCGTGCACGACGGCGACGACGTCGAGACCGTGCACGCGCGGCAGCACTACGAGTTCGTGCACTGGAAGCGTGCCGACTCGGAGCTCAACTACCGCCGGTTCTTCGCGGTGAACACCCTCGCGGCGATCCGCGTCGAGGAGCCCGAGGTGTTCGCCGCCTCGCACGGCGTGATCGGCTCCTGGTTCCGGGACGGCCTCGTCGACGGTCTGCGCATCGACCACCCGGACGGTCTGACCGACCCGGCCGGCTACCTCGACGACCTCGCTGACCTGACCGGCGGCGCCTACACGCTCGTCGAGAAGATCCTCGAGCCCGGGGAACTCCTGCCCTCGTCGTGGCCCGTCGACGGCACGACCGGCTACGACGCGCTCGGGTACATCGACCGCGTGTTCGTCGACCCCGCGGGTGAGGCCCCCCTCACCGCGCTCGAGGACCGTCTCCGCGGTGCGCACGTGGCCTGGCAGGACCTGACCCGCGGCACGCGCCGCGGCATCGCCGACGGCATCCTCAACAGCGAGGTCCGTCGTCTCGCCCGCCTGCTCGTCGTCGACCCGGTCGTGCAGGCCGACGGTGCGCCGCTGGACGAGGAGCGGATCGTCGACGCCGTCGCCGAGGTCGTGGCGAGCTTCGAGGTCTACCGGACCTACCTGCCGGAGGGCATCCACCACCTCATCGAGGCGCTCGAGGTCGCCGCAGAGTCCCGTCCGGACCTCGCCGACGTCATCGACCGCATCGCGCCTGCGCTGTGCGACGGGGACGACGCCGCCGCGATCCGCCTGCAGCAGACCAGCGGCATGGTGATGGCGAAGGGCGTCGAGGACACCGCGTTCTACCGGACCTCCCGCCTGTCCTCGCTGAGCGAGGTCGGCGGCGACCCGAGCGTCTTCGCGGTCACCCTCGACGAGTTCCACGCGGCCCAGCGCGAGCGCCTGGCCAGCTGGCCGCTCGCCATGACCACGCTCACCACGCACGACACGAAGCGAAGCGAGGACACCCGCGCCCGCATCGCGGTCCTCGCTGAACTCGGCGAGGAGTGGACGGCGACGTTCGACCGGCTGAACGCCCTCGCCCCGCTCGAGGACGGCGTGTTCGCGAACCTGCTCTGGCAGGCGATCGTCGGCGCCCGCCCGGCCTCTCGCGAGCGTCTGCACGCCTACGCCGAGAAGGCCTCGCGCGAAGCCGGCGACAGCACGACGTGGACCGAGCCGGACGAGGCGTTCGAGCAGCAGATGCACGCACTGGTCGACGCGTCGTTCGACGATCCGGCCGTGGTCGCCGAGCTGGACGCCCTCGACGAGCGGGTCACCGCGGCGGGCTGGTCGAACGGCCTCGGCGCGAAGATCCTGCACCTGACCGCGCCCGGCGTCCCCGACGTCTACCAGGGCACCGAGGCGTGGGACCGCTCCCTCGTCGACCCCGACAACCGTCGTCCGGTGGACTACGCCGAGCGTCGGCGGGTCCTCGCCACGCTCGACGGTGCGGACCACGACGGCCCCGACGCCCTGCCCGGCATCGACCTCGACGCCGCCGCGAAGACCCTGGTCACGAGTCGGGCGCTCCGCCTCCGCCGAGACCACCCGGAGCTCTTCACCCGGTACGTCCCGCTCGACGCCACGGGCACGGCGGCCGACCACGTGGTCGCGTTCGACCGTGGCGGTGCCGTGACGGTCGCCACCCGGTTGCCGCTCGGTCTGGCGGCCGTCGGCGGCTGGGCGGACACCCTGCTGCACGTCGTCCCCGTCGAGCGCGTCGACCTGTTGACCGGCAGGCGTTTCCCGGCCGACCGCGACCTGCTGCTCGACGAGCTGCTCACCGACTTCCCGGTCGCGCTCCTCGTCCCGGCCGACGTCGTCGACGGCGCCGGGCACGACGCGGCCCTCGGCGCCGAGGACGCCCGGCACGCCGGCACCGGCGCCAGCGCCGGCACGACCACCAGCACCACCACCGATGACACCGAGACCGACGCGCAGGCCGAGGTCGAGATCCTGGAGGGTCACGCATGA
- the glgX gene encoding glycogen debranching protein GlgX has product MHTWPGNPYPLGATYDGSGTNFAVFSEVAERVELCLFDADGTEERVRLVEVDAHVWHAYLPTVGPGQEYGFRVHAPYDPANGLRSNPAKLLLDPYAKATSGDIDWDQSLFSYTFGDPDSTNDEDSASHMMKGVVINPFFDWQGDRAPRIPYGETVIYEAHVKGLTETHPDVPEEQRGTYAGVAHPAVIEHLKRLGVTTLELMPVHQFVNDSTLQDKGLSNYWGYNTIGFFAPHSHYSAAGDKGQQVQEFKAMVRELHLAGIEVVLDVVYNHTAEGNHLGPTLSFRGIDNAAYYRLMEDDKRYYRDYTGTGNSLNVGHPHSLQLIMDSLRYWVTEMHVDGFRFDLAAALAREFYEVDRLAAFFELVQQDPIVSQVKLIAEPWDVGPGGYQVGNFPPQWSEWNGKYRDTVRDFWRGEPSTLGEFASRISGSADLYEHDGRTPKASINFITAHDGFTLYDLVAYNEKHNDANGEDNNDGESHNRSWNSGVEGPTDDPAVNELRLQRRRNFLATLLLSQGVPMIAHGDELGRTQQGNNNVYAQDSELSWIDWAAADDELIQFTADVVKLRHDHPTFRRTRYFNGRPVRRGEGEPLPDVVWLTPAGDAMQPEEWDSGFGKSVGMYLNGEGIRGRDARGERVTDVAFLTYFNAHDGVVTFTLPPEEYSPGWTVRIDTAQPGARDDVLEAGDALDVPARSMIVLRAEPEHEIQRTPVDTAQQDEPAHPAASPANPAGSATPSAAGTPGAAGTSSAAGTPGAAGVAPTMSSTPTNTTAASTPPAEPEPASSATTDADAGTETPATSPSDDAASERDAPGAAGADTPGSAA; this is encoded by the coding sequence TTGCACACCTGGCCCGGCAACCCCTACCCGCTCGGCGCGACCTACGACGGCAGCGGCACCAACTTCGCCGTGTTCAGCGAGGTCGCCGAACGGGTCGAGCTCTGCCTGTTCGACGCCGACGGCACCGAAGAACGCGTCCGCCTCGTCGAGGTCGACGCGCACGTGTGGCACGCGTACCTGCCCACCGTCGGCCCCGGGCAGGAGTACGGCTTCCGCGTCCACGCCCCGTACGACCCGGCGAACGGCCTGCGCTCGAACCCGGCGAAGCTCCTGCTCGACCCGTACGCCAAGGCGACGAGCGGCGACATCGACTGGGACCAGTCCCTGTTCTCGTACACGTTCGGCGACCCGGACTCGACGAACGACGAGGACTCGGCGTCCCACATGATGAAGGGCGTCGTCATCAACCCGTTCTTCGACTGGCAGGGCGACCGCGCACCGCGGATCCCCTACGGCGAGACGGTCATCTACGAAGCGCACGTCAAGGGCCTCACCGAGACGCACCCCGACGTCCCCGAAGAACAGCGCGGCACCTACGCCGGCGTGGCCCACCCGGCGGTCATCGAGCACCTGAAGCGGCTCGGCGTCACCACCCTCGAACTCATGCCGGTGCACCAGTTCGTGAACGACTCGACCCTGCAGGACAAGGGACTGTCGAACTACTGGGGCTACAACACGATCGGGTTCTTCGCGCCGCACTCGCACTACTCCGCCGCGGGCGACAAGGGCCAGCAGGTGCAGGAGTTCAAGGCGATGGTGCGCGAGCTGCACCTGGCCGGCATCGAAGTCGTGCTCGACGTGGTCTACAACCACACGGCCGAGGGCAACCACCTCGGCCCGACGCTGTCCTTCCGCGGGATCGACAACGCCGCGTACTACCGCCTGATGGAGGACGACAAGCGGTACTACCGCGACTACACGGGCACGGGCAACTCGCTCAACGTCGGCCACCCGCACTCGCTGCAGCTCATCATGGACTCGCTCCGCTACTGGGTGACCGAGATGCACGTCGACGGCTTCCGCTTCGACCTCGCTGCCGCGCTCGCCCGTGAGTTCTACGAGGTGGACCGGCTCGCGGCGTTCTTCGAACTGGTGCAGCAGGACCCGATCGTGTCCCAGGTCAAGCTCATCGCCGAGCCGTGGGACGTCGGCCCCGGGGGCTACCAGGTGGGCAACTTCCCGCCGCAGTGGTCGGAGTGGAACGGCAAGTACCGCGACACGGTGCGCGACTTCTGGCGGGGTGAGCCCTCGACGCTCGGCGAGTTCGCGTCGCGCATCTCCGGGTCCGCCGACCTCTACGAGCACGACGGCCGCACGCCCAAGGCGAGCATCAACTTCATCACCGCGCACGACGGCTTCACGCTGTACGACCTGGTCGCCTACAACGAGAAGCACAACGACGCCAACGGCGAGGACAACAACGACGGCGAGAGCCACAACCGGTCCTGGAACTCCGGCGTGGAGGGACCGACGGACGACCCCGCCGTGAACGAACTCCGTCTCCAGCGCCGACGCAACTTCCTCGCGACGCTGCTCCTCAGCCAGGGCGTCCCGATGATCGCGCACGGCGACGAACTCGGACGCACCCAGCAGGGCAACAACAACGTCTACGCGCAGGACTCCGAGCTGAGCTGGATCGACTGGGCCGCCGCCGACGACGAACTGATCCAGTTCACCGCCGACGTCGTCAAGCTCCGCCACGACCACCCGACGTTCCGCCGGACCCGGTACTTCAACGGCCGTCCGGTCCGTCGTGGCGAGGGCGAGCCGTTGCCCGACGTGGTGTGGCTGACCCCGGCCGGCGACGCCATGCAGCCCGAGGAGTGGGACTCCGGCTTCGGCAAGAGCGTCGGCATGTACCTGAACGGCGAGGGCATCCGCGGCCGCGACGCCCGCGGCGAGCGGGTGACCGACGTGGCGTTCCTGACGTACTTCAACGCCCACGACGGGGTCGTCACGTTCACCCTCCCACCGGAGGAGTACTCCCCCGGCTGGACCGTCCGGATCGACACCGCGCAGCCGGGTGCCCGCGACGACGTGCTCGAGGCCGGCGACGCGCTCGACGTGCCCGCCCGGTCGATGATCGTGCTCCGCGCCGAACCGGAGCACGAGATCCAGCGGACGCCCGTCGACACCGCGCAGCAGGACGAGCCGGCGCACCCCGCCGCCAGCCCGGCGAACCCCGCGGGATCGGCAACGCCCAGTGCCGCGGGGACACCCGGCGCTGCCGGGACATCCAGTGCCGCCGGGACGCCCGGTGCCGCCGGCGTCGCCCCGACGATGTCGAGCACGCCGACGAACACGACGGCGGCGAGCACCCCGCCCGCAGAACCCGAGCCGGCTTCGTCCGCGACGACGGACGCCGACGCCGGAACCGAGACCCCTGCCACATCCCCCTCCGACGACGCTGCGTCCGAGCGCGACGCGCCCGGCGCCGCCGGAGCCGACACCCCTGGAAGTGCCGCATGA
- a CDS encoding ECF transporter S component — MPAVMQSAVPSTKATRSLRWRVVDIVVASVLAVAIGVVFKLWEFGYEPISAAAALVLPGSQSLFGGVWLLAGPIVAIVVRKPGAALYAEMVAASVEALLGTQWGWLTLEAGLVQGLGAELVLAVFLYRVYRLPVIVLAGAAAGLALGINDSLLWYAGLDAGFKAVYVVCAVISGAVIAGLGSWLIVRALAATGVLSSFAAGREHTKRAARTPA; from the coding sequence ATGCCTGCTGTCATGCAGTCCGCAGTACCGTCCACCAAGGCCACCCGCTCGCTGCGGTGGCGCGTCGTGGACATCGTCGTCGCGAGCGTCCTCGCCGTCGCGATCGGCGTCGTCTTCAAGCTCTGGGAGTTCGGCTACGAGCCGATCAGCGCCGCCGCCGCGCTCGTGCTCCCCGGGTCCCAGTCGCTCTTCGGCGGTGTCTGGCTGCTCGCCGGCCCGATCGTCGCGATCGTCGTCCGGAAGCCCGGGGCCGCCCTGTACGCCGAGATGGTCGCGGCGTCGGTCGAGGCCCTGCTCGGGACCCAGTGGGGCTGGCTCACGCTCGAGGCCGGTCTCGTGCAGGGCCTCGGCGCCGAACTCGTCCTGGCGGTGTTCCTCTACCGCGTCTACCGACTGCCGGTGATCGTCCTCGCCGGGGCCGCCGCGGGCCTCGCGCTCGGGATCAACGACTCGCTGCTCTGGTACGCGGGGCTCGACGCCGGCTTCAAGGCCGTGTACGTCGTGTGCGCCGTCATCTCGGGTGCCGTGATCGCGGGCCTCGGCTCGTGGCTCATCGTCCGCGCGCTCGCGGCCACGGGCGTGCTCTCGTCGTTCGCCGCCGGCCGTGAGCACACCAAGCGTGCGGCCCGAACCCCGGCGTGA